A stretch of DNA from Hoeflea ulvae:
AGCGCGGGCCTGAATGCCGAGGACGAACACCGCTACATAGCCCGGCACATCGGCTTCAAGGGCTATCACAGCGAGATCAATGTCCTGGACAATTTGATGACAACTCGCGTCACCAGCCATATCGGCCTTCGTGAGGTCGCCGAACGGATCACCGCGGAAGCGGTGGAAAAGGCGATCGGTCTTGCCGAGGATACCTTCCGGCGTGCGGGCAATGCCCGGCCGCATATCGCCGTGGCTGCGCTCAATCCCCACGCGGGCGACAATGGCAAGTTCGGTCGCGAAGAGATCGACATCCTGCAACCCGTCATCAAGGCCGCGCAGGCGCAACAGAAGCACGTCACCGGGCCCTGGCCCTCGGATACGGTGTTCTTGAAGGCGAAGCGGGGCGAGGTCGATGCCGTCGTCACGATGTATCACGACCAGGGACAGATCGCCATCAAGCTGATGGGGTTTGACCGCGGAGTGACCGTGGCCGGCGGTCTGCCAATTCCCATTGCTACTCCCGCCCATGGCACTGCTTTCGACATCGCCGGTAAAAACAAGGCCAACGTTGGCGCGACGCTCCAGGCCTTCAACCTGCTCGTTCGCATGGCCCGAAATCATCGCGCAAACCGCGCGGCAGCCTGACAAGGAAACTCACATGACCAAGATCAAATCTGTGCGTACGCGCGTCTGGAACTGGACCGGCCCGACCGTGCCGCCCACCGGCAATTTCTGCACCAACGCGTCGGATGCACTTTGGGCGAAGGGCGACGCCATGGCGTCGTTCCGCTTTTACCAGTGGCTGACCTGCGAGATTGAAACCGAAGACGGAACCATCGGTATCGGCAATGCGGCGCTGGCGCCGACAGTGGTCAAGACGGCCATCGACGACTGGTATGCCCCGCTGGTGATCGGCGAGGATCCGTTCGACTATGCCTATATCTGGGAGAAAATGTACCGCCGCACCCATGCCTGGGGCCGCAAGGGGATCGGCATGACGGCGATATCCGCCATCGACATCGCCATCTGGGATCTGATGGGCAAGCTGGTAGGCAAGCCCGTGTTCAAGCTGCTGGGCGGCAGGACCAAGGAAAAGATTCCGGTCTACTACTCCAAGCTCTATGCGGGTCCGGTCGAAAGCATGCAGGCCG
This window harbors:
- a CDS encoding 4-hydroxythreonine-4-phosphate dehydrogenase PdxA; the encoded protein is MTDRKPRIAIIPGDPSGIGPELIAKLLEQEGVKDAADILLIGDQHVWQQGAQQAALTVDLAQIDEAEIDTQEGLAWLPMQTIAPEDVKIAEVTVAGGASSLRCLDKALDLAMAGKVDGVLFGPFNKAALTSAGLNAEDEHRYIARHIGFKGYHSEINVLDNLMTTRVTSHIGLREVAERITAEAVEKAIGLAEDTFRRAGNARPHIAVAALNPHAGDNGKFGREEIDILQPVIKAAQAQQKHVTGPWPSDTVFLKAKRGEVDAVVTMYHDQGQIAIKLMGFDRGVTVAGGLPIPIATPAHGTAFDIAGKNKANVGATLQAFNLLVRMARNHRANRAAA